The following proteins come from a genomic window of Trifolium pratense cultivar HEN17-A07 linkage group LG4, ARS_RC_1.1, whole genome shotgun sequence:
- the LOC123924669 gene encoding glucan endo-1,3-beta-glucosidase 12-like, translating into MHPFTLSLIFLSFTLLTLTDGGSIGVNYGRIANNLPSATKVVHLLKSQGLDRVKVYDTDPSVLRALSGSKIKVTVDLPNQQLFAAAKAPSFALSWVERNVVAYYPHTQIEAIAVGNEVFVDPNNSTKYLVPAMKNIYRALQKHNLHSDIKVSSPIALSALGSSYPASSGSFRPELIKPVFQPMLDFLRETGSYLMVNVYPFFAYESNADVISLDYALFRENPGQVDSGNGLRYLNLFDAQIDAVFAALSALKYDDINVVVSETGWPSKGDSNEVGASVENAAAYNGNLVRKILTGSGTPLRPKADLTVYLFALFNENQKPGPTSERNFGLFYPNEEKVYNVPLTVEALKNYHDNPSPVAPVSGNTNQPTPAVGGSGSGGVSKSTTGNTWCVANPYADKNKLQDALDFACGEGGADCHSIQPNATCYDPNTLVAHASFAFNSYYQKQARAGGSCYFGGTSYVVTQEPKYGNCEFPTGY; encoded by the exons ATGCATCCCTTCACCCTCTCCCTCATCTTCCTCTCCTTCACCCTCCTCACTCTCACAG ATGGAGGTTCAATTGGAGTAAACTATGGACGCATAGCAAACAATCTACCATCAGCAACAAAAGTAGTTCATCTTCTCAAATCACAAGGCTTAGACCGTGTCAAAGTCTACGACACAGACCCATCAGTACTCCGAGCACTCTCCGGTTCCAAAATCAAAGTCACAGTCGATCTACCAAACCAACAACTCTTCGCAGCAGCAAAAGCACCATCTTTTGCACTCTCATGGGTCGAACGAAACGTCGTCGCTTACTACCCACACACCCAAATCGAAGCCATTGCTGTTGGTAACGAAGTTTTTGTAGACCCAAATAACTCAACAAAATACCTCGTACCCGCCATGAAAAACATCTACAGAGCTCTTCAAAAACACAATCTACACTCAGATATCAAGGTTTCTTCCCCCATTGCTCTTTCTGCTCTTGGTAGCTCTTACCCTGCTTCATCCGGGTCATTCCGACCCGAATTAATCAAACCCGTTTTTCAACCCatgcttgattttctccgtgaaACCGGTTCTTACCTTATGGTTAACGTTTACCCGTTTTTTGCGTATGAGTCAAATGCTGACGTCATTTCACTTGACTATGCTTTATTTAGAGAAAACCCGGGTCAGGTTGATTCGGGTAACGGGTTAAGATACTTGAATCTTTTCGACGCTCAAATCGACGCTGTTTTCGCAGCTCTTTCTGCTTTGAAATATGATGATATAAACGTCGTCGTTTCGGAAACAGGTTGGCCTTCAAAAGGTGATAGTAATGAAGTGGGTGCGAGTGTTGAGAATGCAGCTGCTTACAATGGTAATCTCGTCCGTAAGATCTTGACTGGTAGTGGGACCCCACTTAGGCCCAAAGCAGATCTCACCGTTTATTTATTCGCGCTTTTTAATGAAAATCAAAAGCCTGGGCCCACTTCAGAGAGAAACTTCGGGCTTTTTTACCCTAATGAAGAAAAAGTTTACAACGTTCCTTTAACCGTGGAGGCTCTTAAAAATTACCATGACAACCCCTCACCAGTTGCACCGGTTTCCGGTAATACAAACCAGCCTACACCGGCGGTTGGCGGTAGTGGAAGCGGTGGTGTTTCTAAGAGTACTACCGGGAACACGTGGTGTGTTGCGAATCCTTATGCTGATAAAAATAAGCTACAAGATGCTTTAGATTTTGCTTGTGGTGAAGGAGGTGCTGATTGTCATTCGATTCAACCTAATGCCACATGTTATGATCCTAATACATTAGTTGCGCATGCTTCTTTCGCGTTCAACAGTTACTATCAGAAGCAAGCACGTGCTGGTGGAAGTTGCTATTTCGGTGGCACGTCGTATGTGGTCACTCAAGAGCCTA AGTATGGTAACTGTGAATTTCCAACTGGATACTAA
- the LOC123922304 gene encoding subtilisin-like protease SBT3.13 produces MTRYLRDHRGVFVAAGTNWFEGNCAIVEGESIALLEALKEIAERGISNVIFEMDSKSVVDAIHNIKSGSSDFSSLICHVKHVLLSNPNFVVKFINRQANMVAHTKMVAYMDAARTYTGLKPAPIIMAGFSSRGPSVVQPLILKPDITVPRVNIYGCLFTGR; encoded by the exons ATGACAAGATATTTGCGTGACCACCGGGGAGTTTTTGTCGCGGCTGGAACCAATTGGTTTGAAGGAAATTGCGCCATTGTCGAAGGTGAATCGATTGCCTTACTAGAAGCATTGAAAGAAATAGCAGAAAGAGGTATATCAAACGTTATTTTTGAAATGGATTCGAAGAGTGTAGTGGATGCAATTCACAATATAAAAAGTGGTAGCTCAGATTTTAGTTCACTCATTTGTCATGTTAAGCATGTATTGTTATCTAATCCAAACTTTGTGGTAAAGTTTATTAATCGACAAGCGAATATGGTGGCTCACAC GAAAATGGTTGCATACATGGATGCTGCAAGAACATATACAGGATTAAAGCCAGCTCCAATTATTATGGCTGGATTCTCATCTAGGGGTCCTAGTGTTGTGCAGCCATTGATACTTAAG CCTGACATAACTGTTCCTAGAGTCAACATATATGGCTGCTTATTCACAGGCCGCTAG
- the LOC123923229 gene encoding small ubiquitin-related modifier 1-like, protein MSATPNPNPTPNAEEDKKPNDIARINLKVIYLQDGNEVFFRIKRNTQLKKLMNAYCDRQSVDLNSIAFLFDGRRLRAEQTPAELEMEDGDEIDALLHQTGSVKANCQSFATLFE, encoded by the exons ATGTCTGCTACTCCAAACCCTAACCCTACTCCCAACGCCGAGGAAGACAAGAAACCTAACGACATCGCTCGCATCAATTTGAAGGTCATATACCTGCAG GACGGAAATGAAGTATTTTTTAGGATTAAGAGAAACACTCAGCTGAAGAAGCTGATGAATGCTTACTGTGATCGACAATCTGTCGACCTGAACTCAATTGCCTTCTTATTTGATGGTCGCCGTCTCCGTGCAGAACAGACTCCTGCTGAG CTTGAAATGGAAGATGGAGATGAGATCGATGCTCTGTTGCACCAAACTGGTTCTGTTAAAGCAAATTGTCAAAGCTTCGCCACTCTatttgagtga